In the Haliaeetus albicilla chromosome 7, bHalAlb1.1, whole genome shotgun sequence genome, one interval contains:
- the SERAC1 gene encoding protein SERAC1 isoform X7 produces MISVMHTTLFDMNFSSFQGKIAKVTGSLILGGFVFITYEVLSLKKLLQIDSQAIHQEKLKSYVYIRTTSVNPSDYQGITYHARKEIHKAVRKILETEAKIFRRPFNEQFSTFDGEDHECALWLLLKRSQSEDKEVRLQAVQDLANNSHWHDYQYGTVAQTCDQRTAIGLARSKDVNLRFFLPPPPLPKIKNDCPIEDELRLLLVSLPQTGLDPCVQYFTSLALRESSQTLAAQRGGLWCFGGNGLPYCETLSKIPSETVELFCLQALVQHSKVSSHCDKIEAKGGLQLLQRIYQLRKDSAKIQRNIIRIIGNMALDERLHSSIVRAGWVSVLAEVMKSPHVIQSSHASRALANLDRDTVKEKYPDGVYVLHPQYRSSQPIRADILFVHGLLGAAFKTWRQQDIDRRLDKKASEGEEDYSQCWPKTWLASDCPALRIISVEYDTHLSDWKAKCPVEAHRKSIAYRSNELLDKLRAAGIGDRPLVWVSHSMGGLLVKKMLVDASKNPEMDKIVNNTRGIIFYSVPHHGSQLAEYSINARYLLFPSVEVKELSKDSPALKELNDDFLSFAKDKKFSVLSFAETLPTHIGSMIKLHVVPLESAKLGIGDLIPVDVNHLNICKPKKKDAFLYQRTLKFIQDVLAQEIGD; encoded by the exons ATGATATCA GTGATGCACACAACTTTGTTTGACatgaatttttcatcttttcaaggaaaaattgCAAAAGTAACTGGATCGCTTATACTAGG AGGTTTTGTATTCATTACATATGAAGTCCTGTCCTTAAAGAAGTTACTGCAAATTGATAGTCAAGCTATACATCAAGAAAAACTTAAATCCTATGTATACATACGTACAACTTCTGTAAATCCAAGTGACTATCAAG GGATCACATACCACGCCAGAAAAGAAATCCATAAAGCAGTGAGGAAAATTCTAGAAACAGAAGCTAAAATTTTCCGGAGACCTTTTAATG AACAATTCAGTACATTTGATGGAGAAGATCATGAATGTGCCTTATGGCTTCTCTTAAAGAGAAGTCAGTCAGAAGACAAAGAAGTCCGACTGCAGGCTGTACAAGACCTGGCAAACAATAGTCACTGGCATG ATTATCAGTATGGTACAGTTGCCCAAACCTGTGATCAAAGGACTGCTATAGGTTTGGCTCGATCCAAAGATGTCAACCTTCGCTTTTTCCTGCCTCCACCACCATTGCCAAAAATAAAGAAT GATTGTCCCATAGAAGATGAACTTCGCTTGTTGTTAGTATCTTTACCTCAGACTGGTCTTGATCCATGTGTCCAGTACTTCACGTCTCTTGCTTTACGTGAAAGTAGTCAGACTCTGGCTGCACAAAGG GGAGGCTTGTGGTGTTTTGGAGGAAATGGACTTCCATATTGTGAGACGTTGAGTAAAATCCCTTCAGAGACAGTGGAACTCTTTTGCTTGCAAGCTTTAGTGCAGCATTCTAag GTTTCTTCTCACTGTGATAAAATTGAAGCTAAAGGAGGCCTTCAGCTACTACAGAGGATATACCAGCTACGTAAAGATTCagcaaaaatacaaaggaaTATAATTCGCATTATTGGAAATATGGCTTTGGATGAACGTCTTCATTCATCCATAGTACGTGCAG GTTGGGTTTCTGTACTTGCTGAAGTAATGAAATCCCCACATGTCATTCAGTCTTCTCATGCATCCAGAGCTTTGGCTAATCTAGACAGGGacacagtgaaagaaaagtATCCAGATGGTGTTTATGTTTTACATCCACAATATCGTAGCAG TCAGCCCATCAGAGCAGACATCCTTTTTGTTCATGGTCTTTTGGGGGCAGCATTTAAAACCTGGCGACAGCAAGACATTGACCGGCGTTTGGATAAAAAGGCTTCAGAAGGGGAAGAGGACTATAGCCAGTGCTGGCCAAAG ACATGGCTGGCTTCAGACTGTCCTGCCCTTAGAATCATATCTGTGGAATATGACACCCATTTGAGTGACTGGAAAGCAAAATGTCCTGTTGAGGCTCACAG gaagTCTATTGCTTACAGGAGCAATGAACTTCTCGACAagctcagagctgctgggaTTGGAGACAGACCTCTGGTGTGGGTATCACATAGCATGGGTG GTCTTCTAGTCAAAAAGATGCTGGTGGATGCTTCCAAGAATCCAGAAATGGATAAAATTGTAAACAACACCAGAGGAATCATATTTTATAGCGTACCTCACCATGGTTCCCAGCTGGCTGAATATTCTATAAATGCCAGATATCTTCTCTTTCCGTCTGTGGAGGTTAAAGAACTCAGCAAGG ATTCTCCTGCCCTTAAAGAGCTGAATGACGACTTCCTGTCTTTTGCCAAAGACAAGAAATTTTCAGTGCTGAGTTTTGCAGAAACCTTACCAACACATATAGGCAGCATGATAAAACTGCATGTTGTACCTCTGGAATCAGCAA agtTAGGAATTGGAGACCTTATTCCAGTGGATGTTAATCATCTAAATATTTGTAAGCCAAAGAAGAAGGATGCTTTCCTGTACCAACGTACATTGAAGTTCATTCAGGATGTTTTAGCCCAAGAAATTGGAGACTga
- the SERAC1 gene encoding protein SERAC1 isoform X2, whose translation MSVAAYCIFCYRQIGTSGPATKTHLPWNDIRKIAKVTGSLILGGFVFITYEVLSLKKLLQIDSQAIHQEKLKSYVYIRTTSVNPSDYQGITYHARKEIHKAVRKILETEAKIFRRPFNEQFSTFDGEDHECALWLLLKRSQSEDKEVRLQAVQDLANNSHWHDYQYGTVAQTCDQRTAIGLARSKDVNLRFFLPPPPLPKIKNDCPIEDELRLLLVSLPQTGLDPCVQYFTSLALRESSQTLAAQRGGLWCFGGNGLPYCETLSKIPSETVELFCLQALVQHSKVSSHCDKIEAKGGLQLLQRIYQLRKDSAKIQRNIIRIIGNMALDERLHSSIVRAGWVSVLAEVMKSPHVIQSSHASRALANLDRDTVKEKYPDGVYVLHPQYRSSQPIRADILFVHGLLGAAFKTWRQQDIDRRLDKKASEGEEDYSQCWPKTWLASDCPALRIISVEYDTHLSDWKAKCPVEAHRKSIAYRSNELLDKLRAAGIGDRPLVWVSHSMGGLLVKKMLVDASKNPEMDKIVNNTRGIIFYSVPHHGSQLAEYSINARYLLFPSVEVKELSKDSPALKELNDDFLSFAKDKKFSVLSFAETLPTHIGSMIKLHVVPLESAKLGIGDLIPVDVNHLNICKPKKKDAFLYQRTLKFIQDVLAQEIGD comes from the exons ATGTCAGTGGCTGCTTACTGTATATTTTGCTATAGACAAATAGGAACCTCTGGTCCAGCCACAAAAACACACCTACCCTGGAATGATATCA gaaaaattgCAAAAGTAACTGGATCGCTTATACTAGG AGGTTTTGTATTCATTACATATGAAGTCCTGTCCTTAAAGAAGTTACTGCAAATTGATAGTCAAGCTATACATCAAGAAAAACTTAAATCCTATGTATACATACGTACAACTTCTGTAAATCCAAGTGACTATCAAG GGATCACATACCACGCCAGAAAAGAAATCCATAAAGCAGTGAGGAAAATTCTAGAAACAGAAGCTAAAATTTTCCGGAGACCTTTTAATG AACAATTCAGTACATTTGATGGAGAAGATCATGAATGTGCCTTATGGCTTCTCTTAAAGAGAAGTCAGTCAGAAGACAAAGAAGTCCGACTGCAGGCTGTACAAGACCTGGCAAACAATAGTCACTGGCATG ATTATCAGTATGGTACAGTTGCCCAAACCTGTGATCAAAGGACTGCTATAGGTTTGGCTCGATCCAAAGATGTCAACCTTCGCTTTTTCCTGCCTCCACCACCATTGCCAAAAATAAAGAAT GATTGTCCCATAGAAGATGAACTTCGCTTGTTGTTAGTATCTTTACCTCAGACTGGTCTTGATCCATGTGTCCAGTACTTCACGTCTCTTGCTTTACGTGAAAGTAGTCAGACTCTGGCTGCACAAAGG GGAGGCTTGTGGTGTTTTGGAGGAAATGGACTTCCATATTGTGAGACGTTGAGTAAAATCCCTTCAGAGACAGTGGAACTCTTTTGCTTGCAAGCTTTAGTGCAGCATTCTAag GTTTCTTCTCACTGTGATAAAATTGAAGCTAAAGGAGGCCTTCAGCTACTACAGAGGATATACCAGCTACGTAAAGATTCagcaaaaatacaaaggaaTATAATTCGCATTATTGGAAATATGGCTTTGGATGAACGTCTTCATTCATCCATAGTACGTGCAG GTTGGGTTTCTGTACTTGCTGAAGTAATGAAATCCCCACATGTCATTCAGTCTTCTCATGCATCCAGAGCTTTGGCTAATCTAGACAGGGacacagtgaaagaaaagtATCCAGATGGTGTTTATGTTTTACATCCACAATATCGTAGCAG TCAGCCCATCAGAGCAGACATCCTTTTTGTTCATGGTCTTTTGGGGGCAGCATTTAAAACCTGGCGACAGCAAGACATTGACCGGCGTTTGGATAAAAAGGCTTCAGAAGGGGAAGAGGACTATAGCCAGTGCTGGCCAAAG ACATGGCTGGCTTCAGACTGTCCTGCCCTTAGAATCATATCTGTGGAATATGACACCCATTTGAGTGACTGGAAAGCAAAATGTCCTGTTGAGGCTCACAG gaagTCTATTGCTTACAGGAGCAATGAACTTCTCGACAagctcagagctgctgggaTTGGAGACAGACCTCTGGTGTGGGTATCACATAGCATGGGTG GTCTTCTAGTCAAAAAGATGCTGGTGGATGCTTCCAAGAATCCAGAAATGGATAAAATTGTAAACAACACCAGAGGAATCATATTTTATAGCGTACCTCACCATGGTTCCCAGCTGGCTGAATATTCTATAAATGCCAGATATCTTCTCTTTCCGTCTGTGGAGGTTAAAGAACTCAGCAAGG ATTCTCCTGCCCTTAAAGAGCTGAATGACGACTTCCTGTCTTTTGCCAAAGACAAGAAATTTTCAGTGCTGAGTTTTGCAGAAACCTTACCAACACATATAGGCAGCATGATAAAACTGCATGTTGTACCTCTGGAATCAGCAA agtTAGGAATTGGAGACCTTATTCCAGTGGATGTTAATCATCTAAATATTTGTAAGCCAAAGAAGAAGGATGCTTTCCTGTACCAACGTACATTGAAGTTCATTCAGGATGTTTTAGCCCAAGAAATTGGAGACTga